One window from the genome of Pedobacter schmidteae encodes:
- a CDS encoding DUF1735 domain-containing protein encodes MSIQYRLLKSLLLVSVFLFSSCEKGLDSIHVESIVYIPNSGLTSQTVLLGESVYKLGVYKSGVNQQTSTVKVNLEVDQEAFAKFLTSNPGYELLPTANYDIEATEVAIGEGQERADLNIRLTNITEAFVNKKYVLPIGIRSVSSDVKINADKKVAFLYFARFRSAYECKYKVFGQVTDQAGNFVKKVDEVLIPSSVAANIIDVTGPETAMKLRLTVQNNKVMIAGAPGSEAFNIQPNPAKGESTYAGAFDVSYQANKGTFKLFYSYVFGGKPYNAAVDLSFTL; translated from the coding sequence ATGTCAATTCAATATAGATTATTAAAATCACTACTACTGGTTTCTGTATTCCTGTTTTCGTCGTGCGAGAAAGGCCTGGATTCCATCCATGTAGAAAGTATAGTATATATACCCAACTCGGGACTAACCAGTCAAACAGTATTGTTGGGCGAGTCTGTTTATAAACTTGGTGTGTATAAGTCGGGGGTAAACCAGCAAACGTCAACGGTAAAAGTTAATCTGGAGGTAGACCAGGAAGCATTTGCCAAATTCCTGACCAGCAATCCGGGCTACGAACTGTTACCAACTGCTAACTATGATATAGAAGCTACCGAGGTAGCGATTGGCGAAGGGCAAGAGAGGGCCGACCTGAATATCAGGCTGACTAATATTACAGAAGCTTTTGTAAACAAAAAATATGTGTTGCCTATTGGCATCAGGAGTGTTAGTTCGGATGTAAAGATCAATGCAGATAAAAAGGTCGCTTTTTTATATTTTGCAAGGTTCAGGAGTGCCTACGAATGCAAATATAAGGTCTTTGGCCAGGTTACCGATCAGGCCGGGAATTTTGTTAAAAAAGTAGATGAAGTACTGATACCCAGTTCTGTTGCGGCCAACATTATTGATGTTACGGGTCCGGAAACCGCAATGAAATTGCGTTTGACTGTTCAGAATAACAAAGTGATGATTGCCGGAGCGCCCGGGTCGGAGGCATTTAATATTCAGCCGAACCCGGCAAAGGGAGAAAGCACTTATGCAGGCGCATTTGATGTGAGTTACCAGGCTAATAAAGGGACATTTAAATTGTTTTACAGTTATGTTTTTGGTGGAAAGCCATACAACGCGGCTGTGGATTTATCATTTACACTTTAA
- a CDS encoding DUF5018 domain-containing protein: MKRSISLLQMVIAILLAGSCKKEVVKGDFSGSANAIYATFDDGSGFFNPEQRSPYGDTIKFVFTTHYPAASDNPINISTMRLKANNPVTVRVLATSAEQVDLNKPTEVMVRWADGTEHKHIVIGEIRKSNEAMITSFNLPGVNLNGFLAEPQKVVGLVPAGADISNQIPAVTITPHAKISPAVTLAQDFSKPVTYTVTAENGRTVQYVVKPVNPQKAISGIRAGSMKLLWTKNLADLGINNVDNFTTSIAATDDYLVVNTRGALNKYLNRFTGTVEGTMNMTAIHAVNFQNFFATSDEAGHILISNLTTTVGNSLFIYKYNSVTDQAPVKFIEYPGLVAGQQLGRKMSVKGDLNKNALIFVAASNADNSILRWQVLNGALVSQTPTILRYGGSKTWTVMADVISTGTSLTDNMFLSSQLGDIAAMNAGGTPLSQVDVAVSGFNLSHSLDLAEFNNAKYLSVINISTNIAGNGYLYDVTNPLLLSTAPSSPDYSKVLTFKSPMIASNANGNLTGDVALKVSKDGYKMILYVLITNGSIAAYEFDCIDLSSIK, from the coding sequence ATGAAAAGAAGTATTTCATTATTGCAGATGGTAATAGCCATACTGTTGGCTGGTTCCTGTAAAAAGGAAGTAGTAAAAGGCGATTTTAGTGGAAGTGCAAATGCCATATATGCAACGTTTGATGATGGCTCCGGATTTTTTAATCCGGAGCAGCGGAGTCCTTACGGAGATACCATAAAATTTGTTTTTACTACACACTATCCTGCTGCTTCGGATAATCCGATCAATATTTCGACCATGAGGCTAAAGGCAAATAACCCGGTTACGGTACGGGTACTGGCTACTTCGGCAGAGCAGGTGGATCTGAATAAGCCGACAGAGGTGATGGTGCGCTGGGCTGATGGAACTGAACATAAGCATATTGTAATTGGCGAAATCAGAAAAAGTAATGAAGCAATGATCACTTCATTTAATTTACCAGGGGTAAACCTGAACGGTTTTCTGGCCGAGCCGCAAAAGGTAGTTGGTTTGGTTCCCGCAGGCGCGGATATCAGCAACCAAATACCGGCTGTGACCATTACACCTCATGCAAAGATTTCGCCGGCGGTTACTTTGGCGCAGGATTTTAGTAAGCCGGTTACCTATACGGTTACTGCCGAAAATGGTCGGACCGTGCAATATGTGGTGAAGCCGGTTAATCCACAAAAGGCCATTTCAGGAATTCGGGCCGGCAGTATGAAATTGTTGTGGACCAAGAACCTGGCCGACCTGGGAATTAATAACGTTGACAATTTTACAACTTCAATTGCAGCTACAGATGATTATTTGGTAGTGAATACCCGCGGGGCTTTAAATAAATACCTGAACAGGTTTACGGGGACGGTTGAAGGGACAATGAATATGACAGCTATTCATGCGGTTAATTTTCAGAATTTCTTTGCCACAAGTGATGAGGCCGGGCATATCCTGATCTCTAACCTTACCACAACAGTGGGGAATAGCCTTTTCATTTATAAATACAACAGTGTAACGGATCAGGCCCCGGTTAAGTTTATTGAGTATCCCGGATTAGTTGCCGGGCAACAACTGGGCAGAAAAATGTCGGTAAAGGGCGATCTGAATAAAAATGCATTGATTTTTGTGGCAGCCAGTAATGCTGATAATTCCATATTGAGATGGCAGGTGTTGAATGGAGCTTTGGTTTCGCAAACACCAACAATCTTAAGATATGGTGGGTCAAAAACCTGGACTGTTATGGCCGATGTTATTTCGACAGGGACAAGTTTGACAGACAATATGTTTTTATCCTCCCAATTGGGAGATATTGCCGCAATGAACGCTGGTGGAACACCATTAAGTCAGGTAGATGTTGCTGTATCGGGATTTAACCTGAGCCACAGTCTGGACCTTGCCGAGTTTAATAATGCGAAGTATCTCTCCGTTATCAATATCAGCACCAATATTGCCGGTAATGGTTATTTGTACGACGTTACCAATCCGTTATTGCTTTCAACGGCACCATCCAGTCCCGACTATTCAAAGGTATTGACTTTTAAATCGCCGATGATTGCCAGTAATGCCAATGGAAACCTGACAGGTGATGTTGCATTGAAGGTATCTAAAGATGGTTACAAAATGATCCTTTATGTACTGATCACGAATGGTAGTATAGCTGCCTATGAGTTTGACTGTATAGATTTGAGTAGTATCAAATAA
- a CDS encoding metallophosphoesterase → MNSVLKFLKPSGVFYAAILIMALSGCATQKKAGSSFSFIQMTDTQFGFFDTDQKFAKETENFEKAIAAANRLKPSFVIITGDLVNKVGDPAQIAEYKRIAAQLNPAIQLYSVPGNHDVDNKPSPQVLTAYRKEFGADYYTFKKGTLFGIVLNSGLISDPRGAQTESDKQLEWLKSAFKKAKKSGCKSIVVFQHHPFFLQSPDEKDQYFNIPTVTRKKYLQLFKDNGVSHIFAGHLHKNSFGKDGEMEMVTTGPVGRPLGKDPSGIRIVTVKDGKIEHRYYGLDEIPATLTKE, encoded by the coding sequence ATGAATAGCGTACTAAAATTCCTTAAACCTAGCGGCGTGTTTTACGCCGCAATTTTAATTATGGCACTTTCCGGTTGTGCTACACAAAAAAAAGCGGGATCATCGTTTTCTTTTATTCAGATGACGGACACACAGTTTGGTTTTTTTGATACAGACCAGAAATTTGCAAAAGAAACCGAGAATTTTGAAAAAGCAATTGCCGCTGCCAACAGGCTTAAACCTTCTTTTGTAATCATTACGGGAGATCTGGTGAATAAGGTGGGCGACCCGGCACAAATTGCAGAATATAAAAGGATTGCTGCCCAATTGAATCCTGCAATTCAGTTGTATAGTGTGCCAGGTAACCATGATGTGGATAATAAGCCCAGCCCTCAGGTTTTAACGGCTTACCGAAAGGAGTTTGGAGCAGATTATTATACTTTCAAAAAAGGGACGTTGTTTGGGATTGTGCTCAATTCCGGTCTCATTTCTGATCCCAGAGGTGCCCAGACAGAGAGCGATAAGCAGCTGGAGTGGTTAAAGTCAGCCTTTAAAAAAGCCAAAAAATCAGGCTGTAAATCGATCGTGGTTTTTCAGCACCATCCTTTTTTCCTCCAAAGCCCCGATGAAAAGGACCAGTATTTTAATATTCCTACGGTCACCAGAAAGAAATATCTGCAGCTATTTAAAGACAATGGTGTGAGCCACATTTTTGCCGGTCACCTGCATAAGAATTCTTTCGGTAAAGACGGTGAAATGGAAATGGTGACTACCGGTCCGGTTGGCAGGCCTTTGGGTAAAGATCCTTCGGGAATCAGAATTGTTACTGTAAAGGATGGCAAGATTGAACATCGCTACTATGGTTTGGACGAAATTCCTGCAACGTTAACAAAAGAATAA
- a CDS encoding DUF4855 domain-containing protein, with protein MKSLFTFICIVCLTLGIKAQETGKYGKTNIADLVLIYQGGTHRPMEWTKDQFLPYIIHEDSKGKKNWLYDGFLFLEFKDGKGRTYAPGYAKLNARKTEWEWLLERNFEKDKAFYALNQAIQEQIPKMKKLTFKHKLVVGIPAPIFNQKDWGDIKGKVMDFSKHEDRIEAGKWYIDRFLERYKTEGYTNLKLEGFYWVDEDVNGCAEILEPLGDYIRSKGLRFYWIPYWNAKGFDQWKKFKFDFAWLQPNHFFNNKIPDSRIDQACDLAKKLGMGVEMEFDSHALNASKEQKSGRLKAYIEAFKRNGAFADAPIAYYEGGNGMYLFSKSNDPKDKALMDELAAEIIKRKSKSFIKGLNKTGK; from the coding sequence ATGAAATCACTATTTACTTTTATCTGCATTGTATGCCTGACATTGGGCATTAAGGCCCAGGAAACAGGGAAGTATGGCAAAACCAATATTGCCGACCTGGTCCTGATTTATCAAGGGGGAACACACCGCCCGATGGAATGGACAAAGGACCAATTTCTTCCTTATATTATTCATGAGGATAGCAAAGGAAAAAAAAACTGGTTGTATGACGGTTTCCTCTTTTTGGAATTTAAGGATGGCAAAGGACGCACATATGCACCTGGTTATGCAAAGTTGAATGCCCGTAAGACGGAATGGGAATGGTTGCTGGAGCGGAATTTTGAAAAGGATAAGGCCTTTTATGCCTTGAATCAGGCCATTCAGGAACAAATTCCTAAAATGAAAAAACTCACTTTTAAACATAAGCTTGTTGTGGGGATTCCGGCACCTATATTTAATCAGAAAGACTGGGGGGATATTAAAGGCAAGGTGATGGATTTCTCTAAACATGAAGATCGCATTGAAGCTGGTAAATGGTACATCGATAGATTTTTGGAACGATATAAAACCGAAGGATATACAAATCTGAAGCTGGAAGGCTTCTATTGGGTGGATGAAGACGTAAATGGCTGTGCCGAAATACTGGAACCTTTGGGCGACTACATCCGTTCGAAGGGGTTGCGTTTTTATTGGATCCCTTATTGGAATGCCAAAGGATTTGATCAGTGGAAGAAATTTAAATTTGATTTTGCCTGGTTACAGCCCAATCATTTTTTTAACAATAAAATTCCGGATAGCCGTATTGATCAGGCTTGCGACCTGGCAAAAAAATTGGGGATGGGCGTAGAGATGGAATTCGATTCGCATGCGTTGAATGCGTCAAAAGAACAAAAAAGTGGCCGTTTAAAGGCCTACATAGAGGCGTTTAAACGAAATGGTGCATTTGCTGATGCCCCAATTGCTTATTATGAAGGCGGCAATGGGATGTATCTGTTCTCGAAATCTAATGATCCAAAAGATAAGGCGCTGATGGATGAACTTGCTGCGGAAATCATCAAACGTAAAAGCAAAAGTTTTATAAAGGGATTAAATAAGACCGGTAAATGA